In a single window of the Rhodamnia argentea isolate NSW1041297 chromosome 2, ASM2092103v1, whole genome shotgun sequence genome:
- the LOC115749832 gene encoding cryptochrome-1 isoform X2: MSGCSIVWFRRDLRVEDNPALAAGVRAGSVVAVFIWAPEEEGTFYPGRVSRWWLKQSLAHLDSSLRSLGTCLITKRSTDSVSSLLELVKSTGATQLFFNHLYDPISLVRDHRAKEVLTAQGINVRSFNADLLYEPWEVNDDQGHPFRIFAGFWEKCLSMPYDPEAPLLPPKRIISGDASRCPSEALAFEDESEKGSNALLARAWSPGWSSADKALTTFINGPLIEYSKNRRKADSATTSFLSPHLHFGEVSVRKVFHLVRIKQVLWANEGNKAGEESVNLFLKSIGLREYSRYLSFNHPYSHERPLLGHLKYFPWVVDEGYFKAWRQGRTGYPLVDAGMRELWATGWLHDRIRVVVSSFFVKVLQLPWRWGMKYFWDTLLDADLESDALGWQYISGTLPDGREFDRIDNPQFEGYKFDPNGEYVRRWLPELARLPTEWIHHPWNAPESVLQAAGIELGSNYPLPIVSIDAAKVRLQDALSILWQHEATSRAAIENGTEEGLGDSSESAPIAFPQDIQMEENHETMQNNPPGPVRRYEDQMVPSITSLVRVDDDETSSGIHNSVGDTRAEVPANVNLNEEPRRDTLTEGVFQELRPNNTRPMYGFSLGLHNEVEESTAESSSTSRRERDGGVVPVWSPSASTYSDQIVGDESGIGNGSAFLQRHPQSHQIINWRRLSQTG, from the exons ATGTCTGGGTGTAGCATAGTGTGGTTCAGGAGGGATCTGAGGGTTGAGGACAACCCTGCACTAGCGGCTGGGGTGAGGGCGGGTTCTGTGGTGGCTGTGTTCATCTGGGCACCTGAAGAAGAAGGCACGTTCTACCCCGGTAGGGTTTCGAGGTGGTGGCTGAAGCAGAGCCTGGCTCACCTTGACTCGTCCCTCAGGAGCCTTGGCACTTGCCTCATCACCAAGAGATCCACTGACAGCGTCTCTTCCCTCCTTGAGCTTGTTAAGTCCACTGGGGCTACTCAGCTCTTCTTTAACCACTTGTATG ATCCCATATCACTTGTCAGAGACCACAGAGCAAAGGAGGTTTTGACTGCCCAAGGTATAAATGTACGCTCATTCAATGCAGACCTGCTCTATGAACCGTGGGAAGTAAATGATGATCAAGGCCATCCATTCAGAATCTTTGCTGGTTTCTGGGAGAAATGCCTCAGCATGCCTTATGATCCCGAAGCCCCACTACTTCCTCCAAAGAGAATAATTTCAG GTGATGCATCAAGATGTCCTTCAGAAGCTTTGGCGTTTGAAGACGAATCTGAGAAAGGAAGCAATGCGCTCCTTGCCCGTGCTTGGTCCCCTGGGTGGAGCAGTGCTGATAAGGCTCTGACCACATTTATTAATGGACCGCTTATAGAGTACTCCAAAAACCGCAGGAAGGCTGACAGTGCTACAacctcatttctctctcctcacttgCATTTCGGAGAAGTTAGCGTGAGGAAAGTCTTTCACCTGGTTCGCATCAAGCAGGTTTTGTGGGCGAATGAGGGGAACAAGGCTGGTGAAGAGAGCGTGAACTTGTTCCTTAAATCTATCGGTCTACGAGAGTACTCGAGGTACTTGAGCTTTAACCATCCTTACAGCCATGAAAGGCCTCTCCTTGGACATCTCAAGTACTTCCCGTGGGTTGTGGATGAAGGGTATTTTAAGGCGTGGAGACAAGGCAGAACTGGGTATCCACTAGTCGATGCCGGCATGAGGGAGTTGTGGGCTACAGGGTGGCTTCATGATCGTATTAGAGTAGTGGTTTCGAGCTTCTTTGTGAAGGTTTTGCAACTTCCATGGAGATGGGGAATGAAGTACTTCTGGGACACCCTCTTGGATGCAGATCTAGAAAGTGATGCCCTTGGATGGCAGTACATTTCCGGTACACTCCCTGATGGTCGTGAGTTTGATCGCATTGATAATCCACAG TTTGAAGGTTACAAGTTTGACCCAAATGGAGAATATGTACGGCGATGGCTTCCCGAACTGGCCAGACTACCAACTGAATGGATACACCATCCATGGAATGCACCTGAATCAGTTCTTCAAGCTGCTGGAATTGAGCTCGGATCAAATTATCCTCTCCCTATTGTAAGTATAGACGCGGCCAAAGTAAGGTTGCAAGATGCACTTTCCATTTTGTGGCAGCATGAAGCAACATCAAGAGCCGCTATAGAGAATGGAACTGAGGAAGGGCTAGGAGACTCATCTGAATCAGCTCCGATCGCTTTtcctcaagatattcaaatggAGGAAAATCACGAAACTATGCAGAACAACCCGCCAGGTCCAGTTCGCCGCTACGAGGATCAAATGGTTCCGAGCATAACTTCTCTGGTTAGAGTGGACGATGACGAGACTTCTTCTGGTATTCACAACTCCGTAGGTGACACCAGAGCAGAAGTGCCTGCAAATGTAAATTTGAACGAAGAACCAAGAAGAGACACGTTAACTGAGGGAGTTTTCCAAGAACTTCGACCGAACAACACCCGACCAATGTATGGCTTTTCACTTGGGCTACATAATGAAGTTGAAGAGTCCACTGCAGAGTCTTCGAGCACTAGCAGGAGAGAGAGGGATGGAGGAGTCGTTCCAGTATGGTCGCCCTCAGCGTCTACCTACTCTGACCAAATCGTGGGCGACGAAAGTGGAATTGGCAATGGTTCAGCTTTTTTACAAAGGCATCCTCAATCCCATCAAATAATCAATTGGAGGCGGCTATCTCAAACTGGGTAA
- the LOC115749832 gene encoding cryptochrome-1 isoform X1, with protein sequence MSGCSIVWFRRDLRVEDNPALAAGVRAGSVVAVFIWAPEEEGTFYPGRVSRWWLKQSLAHLDSSLRSLGTCLITKRSTDSVSSLLELVKSTGATQLFFNHLYDPISLVRDHRAKEVLTAQGINVRSFNADLLYEPWEVNDDQGHPFRIFAGFWEKCLSMPYDPEAPLLPPKRIISGDASRCPSEALAFEDESEKGSNALLARAWSPGWSSADKALTTFINGPLIEYSKNRRKADSATTSFLSPHLHFGEVSVRKVFHLVRIKQVLWANEGNKAGEESVNLFLKSIGLREYSRYLSFNHPYSHERPLLGHLKYFPWVVDEGYFKAWRQGRTGYPLVDAGMRELWATGWLHDRIRVVVSSFFVKVLQLPWRWGMKYFWDTLLDADLESDALGWQYISGTLPDGREFDRIDNPQFEGYKFDPNGEYVRRWLPELARLPTEWIHHPWNAPESVLQAAGIELGSNYPLPIVSIDAAKVRLQDALSILWQHEATSRAAIENGTEEGLGDSSESAPIAFPQDIQMEENHETMQNNPPGPVRRYEDQMVPSITSLVRVDDDETSSGIHNSVGDTRAEVPANVNLNEEPRRDTLTEGVFQELRPNNTRPMYGFSLGLHNEVEESTAESSSTSRRERDGGVVPVWSPSASTYSDQIVGDESGIGNGSAFLQRHPQSHQIINWRRLSQTG encoded by the exons ATGTCTGGGTGTAGCATAGTGTGGTTCAGGAGGGATCTGAGGGTTGAGGACAACCCTGCACTAGCGGCTGGGGTGAGGGCGGGTTCTGTGGTGGCTGTGTTCATCTGGGCACCTGAAGAAGAAGGCACGTTCTACCCCGGTAGGGTTTCGAGGTGGTGGCTGAAGCAGAGCCTGGCTCACCTTGACTCGTCCCTCAGGAGCCTTGGCACTTGCCTCATCACCAAGAGATCCACTGACAGCGTCTCTTCCCTCCTTGAGCTTGTTAAGTCCACTGGGGCTACTCAGCTCTTCTTTAACCACTTGTATG ATCCCATATCACTTGTCAGAGACCACAGAGCAAAGGAGGTTTTGACTGCCCAAGGTATAAATGTACGCTCATTCAATGCAGACCTGCTCTATGAACCGTGGGAAGTAAATGATGATCAAGGCCATCCATTCAGAATCTTTGCTGGTTTCTGGGAGAAATGCCTCAGCATGCCTTATGATCCCGAAGCCCCACTACTTCCTCCAAAGAGAATAATTTCAG GTGATGCATCAAGATGTCCTTCAGAAGCTTTGGCGTTTGAAGACGAATCTGAGAAAGGAAGCAATGCGCTCCTTGCCCGTGCTTGGTCCCCTGGGTGGAGCAGTGCTGATAAGGCTCTGACCACATTTATTAATGGACCGCTTATAGAGTACTCCAAAAACCGCAGGAAGGCTGACAGTGCTACAacctcatttctctctcctcacttgCATTTCGGAGAAGTTAGCGTGAGGAAAGTCTTTCACCTGGTTCGCATCAAGCAGGTTTTGTGGGCGAATGAGGGGAACAAGGCTGGTGAAGAGAGCGTGAACTTGTTCCTTAAATCTATCGGTCTACGAGAGTACTCGAGGTACTTGAGCTTTAACCATCCTTACAGCCATGAAAGGCCTCTCCTTGGACATCTCAAGTACTTCCCGTGGGTTGTGGATGAAGGGTATTTTAAGGCGTGGAGACAAGGCAGAACTGGGTATCCACTAGTCGATGCCGGCATGAGGGAGTTGTGGGCTACAGGGTGGCTTCATGATCGTATTAGAGTAGTGGTTTCGAGCTTCTTTGTGAAGGTTTTGCAACTTCCATGGAGATGGGGAATGAAGTACTTCTGGGACACCCTCTTGGATGCAGATCTAGAAAGTGATGCCCTTGGATGGCAGTACATTTCCGGTACACTCCCTGATGGTCGTGAGTTTGATCGCATTGATAATCCACAG TTTGAAGGTTACAAGTTTGACCCAAATGGAGAATATGTACGGCGATGGCTTCCCGAACTGGCCAGACTACCAACTGAATGGATACACCATCCATGGAATGCACCTGAATCAGTTCTTCAAGCTGCTGGAATTGAGCTCGGATCAAATTATCCTCTCCCTATTGTAAGTATAGACGCGGCCAAAGTAAGGTTGCAAGATGCACTTTCCATTTTGTGGCAGCATGAAGCAACATCAAGAGCCGCTATAGAGAATGGAACTGAGGAAGGGCTAGGAGACTCATCTGAATCAGCTCCGATCGCTTTtcctcaagatattcaaatggAGGAAAATCACGAAACTATGCAGAACAACCCGCCAGGTCCAGTTCGCCGCTACGAGGATCAAATGGTTCCGAGCATAACTTCTCTGGTTAGAGTGGACGATGACGAGACTTCTTCTGGTATTCACAACTCCGTAGGTGACACCAGAGCAGAAGTGCCTGCAAATGTAAATTTGAACGAAGAACCAAGAAGAGACACGTTAACTGAGGGAGTTTTCCAAGAACTTCGACCGAACAACACCCGACCAATGTATGGCTTTTCACTTGGGCTACATAATGAAGTTGAAGAGTCCACTGCAGAGTCTTCGAGCACTAGCAGGAGAGAGAGGGATGGAGGAGTCGTTCCAGTATGGTCGCCCTCAGCGTCTACCTACTCTGACCAAATCGTGGGCGACGAAAGTGGAATTGGCAATGGTTCAGCTTTTTTACAAAGGCATCCTCAATCCCATCAAATAATCAATTGGAGGCGGCTATCTCAAACTGG GTGA